The genomic stretch AAGTTTTAATTTGATTGGTGGTCTGTGAGTGAAGTTATTTCTGATTTTGTGCATAGACCACTAGGAGCCTGTCTGAGAATAGAAACCGTAGTAGGTTCTCTATTCTCAGACAGGCTCCTAGTGCTGTATCTAAAGTGCCCGTCCAGTAAAGATAACCTTCCCTACAATTGAGCAGGTGCCTTTCATTGGGATGATTTTGTCTGGCCAGTCTGGATTAAGCGGCTTTAAGAAGTGATGACCATCTTCAATAATCAGTTGCTTAAAAGTCGCCTCATTTGATTCATCCAGTCTGGCGACAATGAAAGAGCCGCTATGACAATGTGCCTCGGGGTCAACGAATAATAGATCCCCTTCATGAAACACAGGTTCCATGCTAATGCCTTGCACTCGGAGTACAAAGGTTTGATCGCTGCATTTTACTGGACACGGAATCAAATCTGCGTCGTTAGCATCAACTTCGTAGATGGGTTGCCAGCTGCCTGCTTGAACCCAGCTAATAAGAGGGCAAAGGCCTTTTTCTCGGTATGGTGTGCGTTGTTCAATAGTGCCTTCAAGCCAAAAAGGCGGGTTAATACCATATTGCAACCACTCTGGTGATACGTTTAATGCTTGTGCCAGTTTTTTGGTAGATCTCGGTTGTTGGGTAATTCCATCTTCAATTTTATAGATAGCTGTTTGGGAAATACTGACTAACTCGGCTAGTTCTTCTTGGGTCAGTCCCAAGTGCTCCCGTGCTTGTTTTAATCGTTTGCCAATCATAGCTTATAACTTTTTGTGGTAGCGAAATTCAAATTTAGGTAGCATTATACAACTTATAGTTGTATAATAAGTGCTGATGATGGTCATTGGCAATATTAATAAGCTTATTAATAGTGATCACTCGACTAATATAGAGATATTTACTTGGATATGCTTTGTGAGAAAGCTTGCTATGACTTATTTATAACCTATGAGGCATTATATTGAAAGGTTGAGTATATCTAAAAGTTGTTTAAACAAGGAGAAATTAACAGTCTATGACTTTAAAGGAAGTCACCCGTAATCAAAAGACTAGTGAAATATCTGGTCTACATAGCATTTTTCTGTGGTTTGATAAAATATTCGGGCTAGGGCATCTATGTAGTAGCTAATGCAGTGAAAAAGCTTTCGTGAAGGGTATACCAGTCTGTAACTCTCATATTGTATAGGTTTAAGCAGACATTGAGTTGCTAACCAACTACCTGACAGATATTTGCATTGTGTCAGACTTACACAACGTAAGTCGTTTTGTATAAGATCCTATCTGGTTGTGTAAAAATTATAAACCGGGGGTAGAGCTAGTATTTATTTATATAGTAACCTGGATACCTTTACATTAAAAATCTTAATTTTTCTATAACAGCAACAACAAGAGAAAAACATGGGATACACATTAACACCACAAGACCTAAATGGTACTCTTGAAGAACTGGCCCAGGTTATAGGCGTATCTGCAGCTATTATGTTGGCGCAACGCATGGGTGGTGCAAGAGTTTATATTCCGGAAACATCAAGGCAAGATCACCCGATAGCTATAGCTATTGGTTTTGATAATGCCAAAAAGCTAAGTGAAAAGTTTCCCGGAGAATATCTGGAAATACCAAGTAAATCAGCATTTCGCAAAGTAAGAAATAAACTGATTTGCAGGTTATATATCGATGGGAAAACAGCTAATGCAATTGCCCCTTTGTTTGGTTTAACAAGAAGGCAAGTGTTTAATATCGTTAATGAGCTTAAAAATCATACAGTACATTAAACTGAATCTTCACTAAGATCAAGAATGATTTCTATGTAAACTATTGGCTTATGCATAAAATAAGGTAGCTATACCTTCTTCCCTTTCCCCTGGCAGTATTAAAGATGCCTGTATTTATATTTGAGCCAGCATCTTTGATTTCAGATAAAACATTCATATTGAAACTCCCTCCAAAAGCTTATTTCTGGAGGGGAGACTTTTTTAAAAAAGAGTGAAATTTTTCACCTGATCAAAGTCAAAAACTCCTGCTAAGCTATATCAAAGTAAGTAAAGAGTATTAGCTAAAATGCAATTGAATAATACTTCGTAATACAACTCATAAAATCATGCATTAAAATAGGAGCATACAATGAATTCGGTGGGACAAACCAATACACTAGAAGCCACTCAGATAAAGCACTGGCATTTAGATAGAACTGTAAGTATAACTCATATAATTAGCACTATTGCAGTAGTCGTTTCACTATTTGCCTGGGGTGGGTCAATTGACAAGCGTATTGATCAAAATGCACAAACGATAAAACATTTAACAGAGTTGCAACAGAGACAAGAAAACAGAATTAATGAAGTAAAAAGTGAAATAAGATCTGATCTAAAAATCATCAATGGCAAATTAGATAGAATGATGGAAACTAGAATAAAAAAATAAAATGCTTAGATTATGTATTGGTTTGCTAAGAATCTAAATGAATAAATTCACCTGATTTTTGTAGTAGGTATCTCATGAAAGATAGTCTCTGCTATTAGAGTAACAAACTAATAGATTTAAAAAGGTATTCATGAAAAATATACGGTAAATAATATGAAACTCTCTATCATCACTAATAAAATGATTGAGTACATCGAACAAAACATCACTGAAGTTGATAATGTTGGTAGCCAATCGGGTTTAGTATATGAAAGAAAACCAATTATCTTAACAGATATATTTCCAGCAATTCGAATAGTACCAAAACTGCTTAAACCAAAGCAACAAGATCTTTTTGATACTCAAGAATATGAAGCAACCTATGCGCTGTATTATTTTAATCAAGTTAAGGATGATTGGGCTGATGATATGATTGCCTTGAATCATCTAGATAAACTACTTCGTTTGATTAAATCAAGCAAATGGGGATTGGGTATTCTAACGCCTGCATCAAATGTAACGGCTGATGCGTTAAATATACATGAAGCGGATGGGAAACTAATAAGTGGCTGGAAAATTGAGTGGCAGCACCTAATTCAGTTACCTCATGATAGCCCAACGACAATTACACCAATAAACCCAGAAAACCTGTATATCAGCACTGATCGTGATGACTTTGGTATTGCTGAAAAATATAATGAGGTAAAGCATTAATGATACAAAATTTGCTTTATCGAGTATCTCAACTAGAAAGAAAACTGGCAAATACAGTCATTATCGGAACTATATATGATGTGGACTATGATGAGGCTTTAGTTAGAGTAGAGTCGGGCGATTTTATTTCAGGGTGGCTACCCTGGTTGACCACCCGAGCTCATAATGATACTGAATACTGGGCACCAGAAATGGGAGAGCAAGTAGTGATGTTTTCCCCTGATGGAGAGCCTGAGCAAGGTGTGGTATTACCTGCCTTATATCAACAGCAGTATGATAAGTTGGCTAACAATCCAGATGTTCACATAAAAAAATATAAAGATCAGACCACTTTTTCGTATAACCGAAAAGATAAAAAATTAACAATTGCGTTAGCAGCAGGTGGAAATACTGAATTAATAAGTGATGGAGGAATAAGTATTAAAGGCGATGTCTCTATTCAAGGTAATCTTAAAGCATCAGGCGATATTGCTGATAAGACAAGAACTATGGCAGGTGACCGAGAAATATATAATGAGCACACTCACAAAGTACCTGGCTGTAGTGAATCAAAACCAACAGGAAAAATACAATAATGATAGGAATGAACCGAAAAACTGGTAAAGAAAAAGGAGGCTTAGAGCATTTAAAGCAGTCTATTGTAGATATTCTAACCACTCCTTTGGGTAGCCGGGTAATGAGAAGGAGCTATGGCAGTAGACTCCATGAATTAATTGATTCTCCTTTAAATCAACAAACTATTGCGGCTTTTTATGCAGCTGTCGCTGATGCATTGGTTTTATGGGAGCCAAGATTTCGTTTGCAACAGGTTAGTTTAAAAAGTCTGACTAATAATAAAGCTCTGTTTGAACTCAAAGGTATATATTTGCCTGAGCAACAAGTTGTTACACTTGAAGGAATAGAAATATGACAACAGAAATTAATTTATCTCAACTGCCATCACCAGATATTGTAGAGCAGCTTGATTATGAAGTTATTTTGAAGGAAATGGTTGATGACTTGCACAAAGATTACAGTGCAATTGTAGAGTCTGATCCAGCTTATAAAATACTGGAAATAGCTGCTTACCGTGAACTGTTGATTAGACTACGAATTAATGATGCAGCTCGTTCAGTAATGGTGGCTTATGCTAGAGGAGCAGATTTAGATAACCTAGCTGCTTTGATTGGCGTAGAAAGAAAAGTCATCCAAGAAGCTGATTCAAAAACTGAACCACCCAAGAAGCTTATACTGGAAAGTGATGAAATACTGCGTCAGCGAATAATTCTAGGTCCAGAGGGTTTTAGTACT from Spartinivicinus poritis encodes the following:
- a CDS encoding LexA family protein, translating into MIGKRLKQAREHLGLTQEELAELVSISQTAIYKIEDGITQQPRSTKKLAQALNVSPEWLQYGINPPFWLEGTIEQRTPYREKGLCPLISWVQAGSWQPIYEVDANDADLIPCPVKCSDQTFVLRVQGISMEPVFHEGDLLFVDPEAHCHSGSFIVARLDESNEATFKQLIIEDGHHFLKPLNPDWPDKIIPMKGTCSIVGKVIFTGRAL
- a CDS encoding phage baseplate assembly protein V; the protein is MIQNLLYRVSQLERKLANTVIIGTIYDVDYDEALVRVESGDFISGWLPWLTTRAHNDTEYWAPEMGEQVVMFSPDGEPEQGVVLPALYQQQYDKLANNPDVHIKKYKDQTTFSYNRKDKKLTIALAAGGNTELISDGGISIKGDVSIQGNLKASGDIADKTRTMAGDREIYNEHTHKVPGCSESKPTGKIQ
- a CDS encoding GPW/gp25 family protein encodes the protein MIGMNRKTGKEKGGLEHLKQSIVDILTTPLGSRVMRRSYGSRLHELIDSPLNQQTIAAFYAAVADALVLWEPRFRLQQVSLKSLTNNKALFELKGIYLPEQQVVTLEGIEI